The following are encoded together in the Nitrospirota bacterium genome:
- a CDS encoding cell envelope integrity protein TolA: MREPSLSRITVTSAVLHLIFATLVLIPIASNRNSFHRPYFVTLTGPFEKQAGKASIETKSPVKAATPPSVTTKNTKSTSTETAKVSKEIERLQAINTLKKFSKLREKTRGVQVLSASAGHRDERATQEAKGSPAPPDAKLEDNYYSLITEKIWQQWVYPESGKSNLETIVTIRIGVDGKIISRRIEKPSGDPLFDRSVMNAISKSSPLPPPPREIEIGVRFHL, encoded by the coding sequence ATGAGGGAACCAAGTCTTTCCAGAATTACAGTAACCTCAGCAGTGCTTCATTTGATTTTTGCGACCCTTGTCCTTATACCTATTGCAAGCAACAGGAATAGTTTTCACAGGCCTTACTTTGTCACCCTTACCGGGCCTTTTGAAAAACAGGCGGGTAAAGCAAGCATAGAGACTAAAAGCCCTGTTAAGGCAGCAACTCCTCCGAGTGTGACTACAAAAAACACAAAAAGCACCTCAACGGAAACAGCCAAGGTCTCAAAGGAAATAGAGAGACTTCAGGCAATAAACACCCTTAAGAAGTTTAGCAAACTGAGAGAAAAGACAAGAGGCGTTCAGGTTCTTTCTGCCTCAGCAGGTCATCGAGATGAAAGGGCCACCCAGGAAGCAAAAGGTTCGCCTGCACCGCCAGATGCAAAATTAGAAGACAATTATTACAGCTTAATTACAGAAAAGATATGGCAGCAGTGGGTATACCCTGAGTCCGGCAAATCTAACCTCGAGACAATTGTAACAATAAGAATAGGTGTGGATGGCAAGATAATTTCCCGCAGGATTGAAAAACCCTCAGGGGACCCTTTGTTTGACCGCTCAGTTATGAATGCCATTTCAAAATCCAGTCCACTCCCCCCTCCTCCGAGAGAAATAGAGATCGGCGTGAGGTTCCATCTATGA
- the tolR gene encoding protein TolR — protein sequence MERKRRALSEINVTPLVDVMLVLLIIFMVTAPLLQQGIDVNLPQARGKELPTTERIILTIKSNGKIYINETHIDIATLKSKLAGRANREVFLKADKSVPYGLVVEVMGELREAGIEKLGMVTEPKALLR from the coding sequence ATGGAGAGGAAAAGACGGGCTCTCTCAGAGATTAATGTAACCCCGCTTGTGGACGTTATGCTCGTCCTGCTCATAATCTTTATGGTCACTGCACCGCTCCTGCAACAGGGCATAGACGTCAACCTACCTCAGGCCAGGGGAAAAGAACTACCCACCACCGAAAGAATAATTCTGACAATAAAAAGCAATGGAAAGATCTATATAAACGAAACCCATATAGATATAGCCACTCTAAAATCTAAACTCGCGGGGCGCGCTAACAGAGAGGTCTTCCTGAAGGCAGACAAGAGCGTTCCGTACGGGCTTGTTGTTGAAGTTATGGGCGAGCTAAGGGAAGCTGGCATAGAGAAATTAGGAATGGTCACAGAACCAAAAGCCTTACTCAGATGA
- the tolQ gene encoding protein TolQ: MHGDTVLSLILQAGLVVKGVLIILLFFSVFSWAIIFYKFRFLSKVERESEDFQKVFNRSKSPQGLYLSIRGFTLTPMANLFRAVFTAEKTSIDRDELRRILKRVEALEATRLERYLTFLATTGATTPFIGLFGTVWGIMNAFRGIGMAGSASLAVVSPGIAEALITTAAGLAAAIPAVVAYNYYLSKARRIIVSMEDFSQELTDYFVRSYGEEKTGSLRD, encoded by the coding sequence ATGCATGGTGATACTGTATTAAGCCTTATACTGCAGGCAGGTCTGGTTGTAAAAGGTGTTCTTATTATCCTGCTGTTTTTTTCAGTTTTTTCATGGGCTATCATCTTTTACAAATTCAGGTTCCTATCAAAAGTGGAGAGAGAATCCGAAGATTTTCAGAAGGTCTTTAATAGAAGTAAAAGTCCGCAGGGCCTTTATCTTAGTATAAGAGGTTTCACCTTAACTCCCATGGCCAATCTTTTCAGAGCAGTTTTTACCGCTGAAAAAACATCCATAGACAGGGATGAGCTAAGAAGGATATTAAAAAGGGTTGAGGCCCTTGAGGCAACACGCCTTGAGAGGTATCTTACCTTTCTTGCCACAACCGGCGCCACTACCCCATTTATAGGACTCTTCGGTACAGTATGGGGAATAATGAATGCTTTCAGGGGTATAGGCATGGCCGGTTCTGCCTCCCTTGCAGTCGTCTCCCCTGGAATTGCAGAGGCCCTTATAACCACTGCAGCAGGGCTTGCTGCCGCAATACCTGCTGTGGTTGCATATAACTACTACCTTAGCAAGGCACGCAGGATTATTGTCAGCATGGAGGATTTCTCCCAGGAGCTGACAGATTATTTTGTGAGGAGTTATGGAGAGGAAAAGACGGGCTCTCTCAGAGATTAA
- a CDS encoding peptidylprolyl isomerase, with protein MERLVKKIIVPVLLVFFAAPSYSAILLDRVVATVNKEVITWSEFKKAIDPAAKEALKGLDDREKEKALKVLEKNSLNELINMRLQVQEAQRLGIDMKSSDVEDAITEIKKKYNLSSDDFIKSLKDEGFTLEEYRTKLKEQILISRLVGQEVQAKVLITDEEIKEYYEANKEKYKAEKVRLKQIFFMSPTKDEDRAALENKAMEIVQRLKAGEDFSNLAREVSEDASKKFGGDLGFVKRGDVRKEVEDMAFALKAGEVSKPFWSSKGLHIIKVEERVEGIALEHVKEEIKGILFENAFRLKYSDWIKGLREKAYIEINLNS; from the coding sequence ATGGAAAGATTAGTTAAAAAGATTATAGTGCCAGTATTGCTGGTATTTTTTGCAGCACCATCCTACAGTGCCATTCTCCTCGATAGGGTTGTTGCCACAGTAAACAAGGAGGTTATAACCTGGAGCGAATTTAAAAAGGCCATTGACCCTGCAGCTAAAGAAGCCCTGAAAGGGCTTGATGATAGAGAAAAAGAAAAGGCATTAAAGGTTTTAGAAAAGAACTCATTAAACGAATTGATTAATATGCGGTTACAGGTCCAGGAGGCTCAGAGGTTGGGTATTGATATGAAGTCCTCAGATGTTGAGGATGCAATTACCGAAATCAAGAAAAAGTACAATCTCAGCAGTGATGATTTTATAAAGTCTTTGAAGGATGAAGGATTCACCCTGGAGGAGTACAGAACTAAATTAAAGGAGCAGATACTTATATCGAGACTTGTAGGCCAGGAGGTTCAGGCAAAGGTGCTTATAACAGATGAGGAGATAAAGGAATACTACGAGGCGAATAAAGAAAAATATAAGGCAGAAAAGGTCAGACTAAAACAGATATTTTTTATGTCCCCGACAAAGGACGAGGACAGGGCTGCTTTAGAAAATAAGGCAATGGAAATAGTGCAAAGATTAAAGGCGGGAGAGGACTTTTCAAATCTTGCGAGAGAGGTTTCAGAGGATGCAAGTAAGAAATTCGGTGGTGACCTTGGCTTTGTGAAACGTGGTGATGTCCGCAAAGAGGTAGAAGACATGGCGTTTGCCCTTAAGGCAGGTGAAGTCAGTAAACCTTTCTGGAGTTCAAAGGGCCTGCATATTATTAAAGTGGAGGAGAGGGTAGAGGGCATTGCTCTTGAACATGTTAAAGAAGAGATTAAAGGCATTCTTTTTGAAAATGCCTTTAGGTTGAAATATAGCGATTGGATTAAAGGGCTGAGGGAAAAGGCTTATATAGAAATTAACCTTAACTCTTAA
- the guaB gene encoding IMP dehydrogenase, whose amino-acid sequence MLEDTVRLGLTFDDVLLLPAKSDVLPGEVDVSTRFTRNIRINIPIVSSAMDTVTEASLAIAIAREGGIGIIHRAMPIGTQAAEVDKVKKSESGMIMDPITIGPEDKLAVALSLMEKYKISGVPVTKGKKLVGILTNRDLRFETNMQRKVSEVMTKKGLITAPAGTTLEDAQKILHKYKIEKLPIVDKDFKLIGLITIKDIEKRRKYPNACKDEHGRLRVGAAIGVGRESVERAEALIKSGVDVLVVDTAHGHSSAVINIVKDLRKRFSDMDIVAGNVATAEATRDLIKAGVDAVKVGVGPGSICTTRIIAGAGVPQITAIKECSKVADDANIPIIADGGIKYSGDITKALAAGASSVMIGGLFAGTDESPGETVLFQGRSYKVYRGMGSLGAMESGSKDRYFQEGVEARKLVPEGVEGRVPYKGPLAQSIQQLIGGLRSGMGYCGCGNIEELRKKARFVKITQAGLRESHVHDVIITKESPNYRIEQ is encoded by the coding sequence ATGTTAGAAGACACTGTTAGATTAGGACTTACCTTCGATGATGTTCTTTTATTGCCTGCAAAGTCTGATGTCCTGCCTGGCGAGGTCGATGTGAGTACCCGCTTTACAAGAAACATAAGGATAAACATACCGATTGTGAGTTCTGCTATGGATACAGTGACCGAGGCCAGTCTTGCCATTGCCATTGCGAGGGAGGGTGGTATTGGCATTATCCACAGGGCAATGCCTATCGGAACTCAGGCTGCTGAGGTTGATAAAGTAAAGAAATCAGAAAGCGGTATGATAATGGACCCAATTACCATCGGGCCAGAAGACAAGCTTGCCGTGGCCTTATCTCTGATGGAAAAATATAAGATTTCCGGGGTGCCTGTTACAAAAGGTAAAAAGCTGGTAGGAATCCTTACAAACAGGGACCTCAGATTTGAGACAAATATGCAGAGGAAGGTATCAGAGGTTATGACAAAAAAGGGGCTTATCACAGCCCCTGCAGGTACGACCCTCGAAGATGCCCAGAAGATTCTCCACAAATACAAGATAGAAAAACTTCCAATTGTAGATAAAGACTTTAAACTTATTGGCCTTATAACGATAAAAGATATAGAAAAGCGCAGGAAATATCCTAATGCATGCAAAGACGAGCATGGGAGATTAAGGGTCGGGGCTGCCATAGGGGTTGGCAGGGAGTCAGTGGAAAGGGCAGAGGCCCTTATTAAATCAGGCGTAGACGTTCTTGTGGTTGACACCGCACATGGACATTCCTCTGCTGTTATAAACATTGTAAAAGACTTGAGGAAGAGGTTCTCTGATATGGATATTGTTGCAGGGAATGTTGCAACTGCTGAGGCTACAAGGGATTTGATAAAAGCAGGTGTAGATGCTGTCAAGGTTGGCGTGGGGCCTGGTTCGATATGCACCACAAGGATAATTGCAGGGGCTGGCGTCCCGCAGATTACAGCGATAAAGGAATGTTCAAAAGTTGCTGATGATGCTAATATCCCGATTATTGCTGATGGCGGAATCAAGTATTCAGGCGACATTACAAAGGCACTTGCTGCAGGAGCAAGCTCTGTAATGATAGGCGGGCTATTTGCTGGCACTGACGAGAGCCCGGGCGAAACAGTGCTTTTTCAGGGCAGGAGTTACAAGGTTTACAGGGGAATGGGTTCCCTCGGGGCCATGGAGTCTGGAAGCAAAGACAGATATTTTCAGGAGGGCGTTGAGGCGAGAAAACTCGTTCCTGAGGGAGTTGAGGGAAGGGTTCCGTATAAGGGCCCCCTTGCCCAGAGCATTCAACAGCTCATTGGTGGCCTGAGGTCTGGTATGGGCTACTGTGGCTGTGGCAATATTGAAGAATTAAGAAAAAAAGCAAGGTTTGTAAAGATTACACAGGCCGGCCTCAGGGAAAGTCATGTTCATGACGTTATCATCACAAAAGAGTCTCCAAATTACAGGATAGAACAGTAA